One Aegilops tauschii subsp. strangulata cultivar AL8/78 chromosome 7, Aet v6.0, whole genome shotgun sequence genomic window carries:
- the LOC109777748 gene encoding triacylglycerol lipase 2 isoform X1: MILHHLMARHLFVVSLLILSLVFNSCTAHSWRNNSSLDDMGPRCEPSSHPFGLCKTRAAAFGYPCEDHMVTTEDGYILSLKRIPHGVSKTENTTRIPVLLFHGLMVDSVSWVLGTPKQSLGFILADGGFDVWFANTRGTNSSRNHTSLTPDDPEYWNWTWDQLAAYDLPAVLQHVYDHTGGQKVHYIGHSLGTLIILAAFSEHRLLHLVRSAVLLCPIAYLYKTKSKLTRLATQILLAEAFHFLGYREFNPVGPVSHEILLIICGDPEIDCYDLFTAVMGPDCCLNASTVCNFLQHATQSTSIKNLIHMSQMIRYEGVRRYDYGNAKENMKHYNQPRPPLYNLSSIPTHVPMFLTHGGQDFLGDVPDTRHLLNTLVRTHDSDNMEVLYVPDYAHADFVIGYNAPQLVYGPMVDFLQRH, from the exons ATGATTCTACATCATCTGATGGCCCGGCATTTATTTGTAGTTAGTTTGTTGATTCTTTCGCTTGTCTTTAACTCATGCACAGCTCACTCATGGAGGAACAATAGTTCTCTGGATGATATGGGTCCACGTTGTGAACCTTCTTCCCATCCGTTTGGTCTGTGCAAGACAAGAGCAGCAGCTTTTGGCTATCCATGTGAAGATCACATG GTCACAACAGAAGATGGTTATATTCTTAGCCTAAAGAGGATTCCTCATGGTGTTTCTAAGACTGAGAATACAACGAGGATACCGGTACTACTATTCCACGGGCTCATGGTG GATAGCGTTTCTTGGGTACTGGGTACACCAAAACAATCACTTGGATTTATTTTGGCAGATGGTGGGTTTGATGTTTGGTTTGCCAACACCCGTGGAACTAATTCCAGCCGGAACCATACCTCGCTCACCCCAGATGATCCG GAGTACTGGAATTGGACGTGGGACCAACTTGCTGCCTATGATCTTCCTGCCGTGCTTCAGCATGTCTATGATCACACAGGAGGCCAGAAAGTCCACTATATCGGTCACTCCCTG GGAACCTTGATTATTCTTGCAGCCTTCTCAGAGCACAGGTTACTTCATTTAGTTCGATCGGCTGTGTTGCTCTGCCCAATTGCTTATCTGTATAAGACAAAATCGAAACTCACCCGGCTTGCTACTCAAATCCTCCTTGCAGAA GCATTTCATTTTCTAGGATATCGTGAGTTCAATCCTGTTGG GCCAGTTTCACATGAAATTCTGCTCATAATATGCGGTGACCCTGAAATCGACTGCTACGACCTATTTACGGCTGTTATGG GACCGGACTGCTGCCTCAATGCTTCAACTGTATGTAACTTCCTGCAGCATGCTACACAGTCCACCTCTATCAAGAACCTTATTCACATGTCGCAGA TGATCAGGTACGAAGGGGTCAGAAGGTATGACTATGGCAACGCCAAGGAAAACATGAAGCATTACAACCAGCCACGCCCCCCGCTGTACAACCTCTCATCCATCCCGACCCATGTCCCCATGTTCCTCACCCATGGTGGTCAAGACTTCCTCGGCGATGTCCCTGACACCAGGCACCTCCTGAACACGCTGGTCAGAACCCATGACAGCGACAACATGGAGGTACTGTATGTACCCGACTACGCCCACGCTGACTTCGTGATAGGCTATAATGCTCCGCAACTCGTATACGGGCCGATGGTCGACTTCCTTCAGCGCCACTGA
- the LOC109777748 gene encoding triacylglycerol lipase 2 isoform X2 gives MNRRSGYMLLLLQKEAHSWRNNSSLDDMGPRCEPSSHPFGLCKTRAAAFGYPCEDHMVTTEDGYILSLKRIPHGVSKTENTTRIPVLLFHGLMVDSVSWVLGTPKQSLGFILADGGFDVWFANTRGTNSSRNHTSLTPDDPEYWNWTWDQLAAYDLPAVLQHVYDHTGGQKVHYIGHSLGTLIILAAFSEHRLLHLVRSAVLLCPIAYLYKTKSKLTRLATQILLAEAFHFLGYREFNPVGPVSHEILLIICGDPEIDCYDLFTAVMGPDCCLNASTVCNFLQHATQSTSIKNLIHMSQMIRYEGVRRYDYGNAKENMKHYNQPRPPLYNLSSIPTHVPMFLTHGGQDFLGDVPDTRHLLNTLVRTHDSDNMEVLYVPDYAHADFVIGYNAPQLVYGPMVDFLQRH, from the exons ATGAATCGTCGGTCCGGGTACATGCTGCTATTGCTTCAAAAAGAAG CTCACTCATGGAGGAACAATAGTTCTCTGGATGATATGGGTCCACGTTGTGAACCTTCTTCCCATCCGTTTGGTCTGTGCAAGACAAGAGCAGCAGCTTTTGGCTATCCATGTGAAGATCACATG GTCACAACAGAAGATGGTTATATTCTTAGCCTAAAGAGGATTCCTCATGGTGTTTCTAAGACTGAGAATACAACGAGGATACCGGTACTACTATTCCACGGGCTCATGGTG GATAGCGTTTCTTGGGTACTGGGTACACCAAAACAATCACTTGGATTTATTTTGGCAGATGGTGGGTTTGATGTTTGGTTTGCCAACACCCGTGGAACTAATTCCAGCCGGAACCATACCTCGCTCACCCCAGATGATCCG GAGTACTGGAATTGGACGTGGGACCAACTTGCTGCCTATGATCTTCCTGCCGTGCTTCAGCATGTCTATGATCACACAGGAGGCCAGAAAGTCCACTATATCGGTCACTCCCTG GGAACCTTGATTATTCTTGCAGCCTTCTCAGAGCACAGGTTACTTCATTTAGTTCGATCGGCTGTGTTGCTCTGCCCAATTGCTTATCTGTATAAGACAAAATCGAAACTCACCCGGCTTGCTACTCAAATCCTCCTTGCAGAA GCATTTCATTTTCTAGGATATCGTGAGTTCAATCCTGTTGG GCCAGTTTCACATGAAATTCTGCTCATAATATGCGGTGACCCTGAAATCGACTGCTACGACCTATTTACGGCTGTTATGG GACCGGACTGCTGCCTCAATGCTTCAACTGTATGTAACTTCCTGCAGCATGCTACACAGTCCACCTCTATCAAGAACCTTATTCACATGTCGCAGA TGATCAGGTACGAAGGGGTCAGAAGGTATGACTATGGCAACGCCAAGGAAAACATGAAGCATTACAACCAGCCACGCCCCCCGCTGTACAACCTCTCATCCATCCCGACCCATGTCCCCATGTTCCTCACCCATGGTGGTCAAGACTTCCTCGGCGATGTCCCTGACACCAGGCACCTCCTGAACACGCTGGTCAGAACCCATGACAGCGACAACATGGAGGTACTGTATGTACCCGACTACGCCCACGCTGACTTCGTGATAGGCTATAATGCTCCGCAACTCGTATACGGGCCGATGGTCGACTTCCTTCAGCGCCACTGA